The segment ATGGTAATATTTCTCTTATCTAATTTATGTACAGTGTTTCATTGCATCTAAATATCATAGAAACCAATTATAGTTACTTCAAACTAGCctctacacaaatgtggaatttttcgtttttttttttgaaacaggATCCCAAATTCTTGTTgttcttattattttgttttcgatgggtgattgtatcgaaccaatagtTCTAGAAAACCTGCGAGACGGCTCATTCCATTGCAACTTAAAAATCGTTGTCCTGCTTATAAGTAATCGAGTAACCATTCTCCCATTTTAAAGAACAAAACTATAATTCTGATCAAAAGATGGCTAATTTGTTATGGACTGTAAATTCTGAGATAGATAAAGCTATTGAAAAACTATAGACTGAACTTcccagtttcagaggcagtaaagCAACATGTTGGTTGCATTCGCACCAGTCTTCGTTATACAAGATAAACGATTAATATAAGTGCTTATTTAAGCTTGGTTTAACTTAAGTtgattcagattttttttaaattcttcaaaTTGAGGTATAACTTTGCATTCACTATTATGGAAGAAAGTCGTTAGGTCGCTGCTAAAAGAAGGGGAGGAGCTCTTGATgcctaaaaacaattttaaaccaaattgttttcatttctgTGAGCGTTCAGGTAAATAAAGAAGATTctgtggggggagggagtaaaaATTGAGTCCTAACCATATTAAACTTGCATTAAGCCTAAATATAAGTACTGTAGTGTAATGCACTCCTTCTTATTGTAgagaaactttttctttttacatgaaATAATAAATCCCAAGTCCATGTCATACCTTGGTTAGGTCTGAGCAAGATTTGAAATAAACGATtgttttacaactgaaagtaagaagcaacattggCGCTTAAAACAAATGAGAATATTCCATATTTCATGGGAACTCCTACCTCCTCAGTTCCCCTGCTCCTTCCTCAGCTCACCTAttctttacgctgaagcttTGCTTTTTATACCAATTGCTTTAAGTACAACTACTCAAACACAAGAGTCGctgaattttaatgagaagtatttttcaaagaactataaaactttagcataaacccGGACGGACTGAAGAGGAAgcagtccccctcatatacggaacaattcctgttcgtttttacgttttaatgttcctccccactttcttttgaaaacacTTTGTTTATATTCTGATATAATTTTTAAGGCTGCTACTTTGATAGTAATATAGAAGTTGGACTGTAATATAGGAGCAGAATAAATTATTTCCGTTGGATTGGGGTTTAGCACTGTCTATCTGTTTTAGCAGGATTTTAGCACAAATCTGTGTtttaattatcttattttatagAGAGGGAGGTGTTCTAATTATCTCTTAACCCCTCCCCACCCTAATTTCAAATACAATGAAttatttaacattatttttttttcttttacttgagACACATTATCAAATTCGAACCCCTCCCTTTCCCATGCCCTGTCACATAACTCAAATGTAGCTTCTTCTTGTCTCTTTGACTTGTAATAAATTCTAAGTTCCAGGTTCATAACAAGGCAATAAAATGGATTCGCGCAGCACTGGAGAAAGTCGACTGAAGATACTCGCTGGAATTCCAGAAGCAATTTTTGTGGTAAGCACCatttagaaaattagaaaagcaGAATGATGTTAAATGTCATTGCTCTTTAAATTGTAAATAGTTCAAGTTCTAAAACAAGTACATAATGCTAAGACGTTTCTGAACATattaagtctaaaaaatggtatCTAAATTGGGTGGTATTTTGATAGAACACATGTCTAGCTAATTCTAttgatttgtaatttaattttttttttcagttggaagtaGAATATCCAATTCTTTTTGAGCtctgtaaaattagaaataattaaaagttatgATATTAGTTAATGCATTTTCAGCAAAACATTGTTTCAGATCACAATGTTTTTTGTCGCAAATATAGATTGATTGGATATACAAAGACCTTTGGAAACCTAggctttgaaaaatatatcgaTTATCTTTGTGACtatctctggaaaaaaaaaactggtgcAAAAAAATCAGAAGGTATAGTTGAGATATAATAGGTACACGGACTTCgaaaaatatttgttgaaaaaatttagtaCAAGTtgataatgttatttttttcagttgtttcttGGCTTTTCCAGGAAGACGTAGATAGCTTCatgaagaaaagtgaaaatgaatCTGTTGAATTTGTCCTAAAGCGTCTTGATGAGCAAcacaataaatacaaatttatggAGACCAATTTACTTTCCAGGAAGAAAAAGTAAGTgcaatttgaaaagaaaattgataaaccccacaatttaattatttacagTGTATTAAGGTTAGAATCAAGCTTAAAATCCGGTATGAATTCACTTGGTGGAGTACTTGGGTAATACAGTTAAGATTTTTTCTTGCATGATCCTTTTTTTCCAACTTCTGAAACTAGCATAGTTAACACAAGGTTTAGTAAAATGGGGCATTATATATAGGTTTAGCTTAGCATTTCTCttaaaatattccttgaaaaatCTAGGATTTGTCACAGAAAGAGTATATGTAGTATTTATCTTTTGCATGTTGAGAagttgcaaataaaaattttaattatctatgaaattgttcaaagaatttaaaacttttaattaatgtaATATACCAATATGTGGATTTCATTATTTTGCCTATTTTACTATAATATTTTAAGAGAACTGACCATTTGAAATGAATAGGCACTTCAGAAACATTGTTCTATCCAAGATCTGAGCGTCAGTTATTATGACCTCAAGATAGAGCCGTAATCAGAAGCGTCTTGCCAATAAAAGTCTTCTTTATACTATTCGATTTTTCCAATCACGTGTGTATTACACgcttaaattttaagaaaataaggtAACCAAGATCTAATCTCCGCTTGATGGGgctttttaatgctcttttcaTCTGTAAATCTATAAAAAGCACGCTGAAATGAGCAATGCATTTTAATTGAGGTTTTAAACATATGTCTATCATGTTGAATGCTTGCCAATTCTACTAGCGGCAAATGATGGGGGAGGGTGACCGCTCCCTCGCCTCTAGTTTTGCTTCTGCCtatgttttgattattttttttttgtgtcttttttggaaaaagcccttttttggtattttcatttaaaaagaaatgtatGACCCAAAGTGCAATTTTAGGTGCTACATGGCACTTTGTGATGGTGTTGTCAAGTCAGTTTTATAAAGAATGATTAAATATATGAATTAGAATTTTAATGAGCCATCGAACTGACGCGACACTGACGCATTCCTTATCCACGGTCTTAAATTGAGCAGAAATTTTGGATATTTATAATAATCTGAGCGCAGCAGTCTTTGTcacttttggaaaaatattccaaaatggaGACATAGCTAGAAAATGAGGTATAACCAAAGCATTGTATAGCCGAGATCGAATCTgtcagttatatatatatatatatatatatatatatatatatatatatatatatatatatatatatatatatatatatatatatatatatatatatatatatatatatatatatatttgtgataGAACGACATAAGCTTTTTTCGCCTTTTCTccaaaataatttatgtgtgcGGAGTGAGTTAAACTATACTCGACCCAGTAGCCATTCCTAAATAAACAATAGAATTGAATAAAACAACATCATCATCACTAAATGTGACAAAACGGTCCCATGAATTCGTTCCTTTTCTGCAAAAACGCAACAACTCCAACATTTTCATAAATGTTGACTGTGTGCTAATTCTACTAGCGACAATTGAGGGGGATGGTGACCGCGCCCCCTCGTTTTTCCTTCTACctatatcttaaaaattttgttgtttggtcttttttggaaaagtcccttttttggtattttcatttaaaaagaaatgtacCGTTATAAGTGCAATTTTGAGTGCTATATGGCAATTTATGATGGTGTTATCAAGTCAGTTTCATAAATAATGATTaaatatatctaaatatataaataagattTTAAATGAACCCTTAAACAGCTATATACGATGTTCCAGTACCCCGTTAGCAGCAACGAAGAAAAGAAGACGTCAGTATTTAGTCCTCGcaatattgtttttcaaaataccaTATTGATATTAGGACTAATCGAAACAATAGTTAGCATTCTTGAATCAGATataaatagctattttttctcatttgacAGTTTTTCAAGATACATTTTTGTAtcttacatatatttttttttactataaatcgtggtttgctctttacaaGGTTGCAGataccgctgcaaccatgatgtggaatctgaacaaaaataaataatcctgCGTATCCACATTTTGTGAATGAGCCTCAGAAAGTGTTGCAGGCTACCaactttttctgttattttgcgtggtttttatatgaaataattatctttaattttttttgcaggcTTAGAAGCCAGATTCCGGACATAGAAAAATCTTTACAGATTTTAGAGGTGCTAAAGCAGAAGTCGCAATCACAAGAAAAATTTGATACTCGTTTTCTACTGACTGATCAAGTTTATGCATCAGCTAAAGTTGAACCAACGAAATCAGTCTGTCTCTGGCTTGGGGTAAGCTAGTTTATCTTGTATTCACGTATCTAGTATTAATTGTATGCATCCGTGGAGACATGCATTCACAAATAGGGGAATTCCTCCATATTAGTTCTAAGGAACAGTTATCAGCCACAGTATAACAGTATTGAGCCACAGTATAACAGTATTGAGCCACAGTATAGGAGAGAACAGTTATCTCAGAGTTTCAGAGCCTTAAAATACTCTGAAACTCACATCCCTATTTAAACTTTGAACATTTACACCTATCCCTTGGGAATGAAAAGAATAGGAAGAATTTGCTTGAATAGAGCAGAGGCATGGATGatgaactaaattattttttttctgaaactcctCGGAACGAGATATTTCAAAGTTTCCTAGTGGATCATGACAGATACGTTAATAGGGATGGGGCGCGCAGGGTGTTGCCTATGGCGGTTTAATACGGGAATATGGGGGATTATAAACCACTAACACCATTTACAATGTAGCGTGTGGCGATTTTACGAACAAGGTAACGGAATGTTGGATACCTGCTATTATTAATTGCTAATGTAATAGGATTGAAGGTGAGATTTATTAGTAAGAAACAGTTGACCAACACTTTCTGttgtcaaaaattatttagtcaaaatccaaagaaaatcTTATCTAGTCCCCCTTCTTTATCCTGCTTTATTTGCTCTCATAAGTATTTCAAAATATCTGGAAAGACAAGCATGCGTCATTTTTGGGTGAAATAAAGTCGCCAAACGCTAGATATTGCgctattttccttttcaacaCTAGCACCAGTTTCCCCTCTTATAAGTTTACAGTACTCTTTGGTATTATCCATTAGCTGTTTTGTCCTTGAGAAGGAGCGCCACCTGTGattattgtctgtgcatactCCCCTGCCTGTTTTTAGGTAAATTAGCCTTAAAGAAGGCAGTCATTCTAGCGTTACTGTTTTCTGTAGGCTagcactttttttcatttttgattaacAAAAAAGCAGTTTTTGAATGTTAATATCCCTTCCTGTAAATAAAACAAGCAACAAGTTCCTTTATTTAAACTGATATCAGTTGTATTTTAACAGCGTTATTTTTGCAAACCAACTGgctttatatttaaaatgaaatgaaatatctgaaaaaaaggtaaaacttttaatgAAACAGTTAAGTTtaaaaggaacacaaattttatAAAGAATATCCAAATATATTCAGACAAAAGTACGAATATTTCAGTTCCACATCTGGAACTCttaaaatctggaaaaaaaatagctcAAACATAGCCTTCATAATAAggtgataaaaacaaaagctttaTGAAAGCGAAAGAAAGTCGTATCTGTCTAACTTTGGTTGTCGTTTTTAAACAGGTCCAATATGATAAAACAAGTCAGGATGACTGCTATAGGCCTATACTATTTTGCTTGTTTAAGGTGTCATCTCATGTGAGATTGAAACAatggatttatttaaaaatcttacCTAATAATCTTGGTTAAACTAATGAGAATCAGATATATTCCTCATTGTTAGAAGTATACAAGGTTCTGACctgttttaattaaactattctAAATGGGATTCTGTCTGTTATTCTTCctccattttgttttaaaacttttatggttagttttttatttttcataatctatTAAACTTTGTAACAGTCCAACGCaatcaccaattttttttttttttttcaaataatgtattATGCGTGAGAGATTTAATAGGTGTTATATATGTTCATTATATTCATGAAATCCTCAGTTATTCAACATATATATTTactaaaaattgtaaaactgatgtgcaaaaagaaagaaagacttTATAGTAAAAAGTTTGCTAATAGGTTtggaaaattttgctgaaatcGTTTTAACTGCTTTTGAGTTTTAATCGTACACTTTTATGATTGGTATAAATTgttcacgaaaaaaaaagaaaagtcctGTTGGTAACAcaaattgtttcttttcttctttcaggCTAACGTTATGCTGGAATATACTCTTGAAGAAGCGGAAGAACTTCTGAAGAAAAACTTGGAAATTGCAAAGAATAGTAACATCCAGGTTGACAACGATCTAGATTTCCTCAGGTCAGTTACtgtgtttgttttgattttcctaaatatttggaaatatcCCTCTATGGGTGTGTTCTTTTACATTAGATTAAATTATTTAACagaattgtttttatataagTAAGCCCTCGAATGTCTGCCAcactttatacaaaacaaaaaccagAAGGTCAAAAATCCCTGGCAGTGGGGCTCCCAACGAGCTATGACTGTTGCTCCGTCGTTATGTAAGATTTTTGTAGGAATCGCTAGTTATGGATGGAATTATTC is part of the Artemia franciscana chromosome 1, ASM3288406v1, whole genome shotgun sequence genome and harbors:
- the LOC136031312 gene encoding prefoldin subunit 3-like produces the protein MDSRSTGESRLKILAGIPEAIFVEDVDSFMKKSENESVEFVLKRLDEQHNKYKFMETNLLSRKKKLRSQIPDIEKSLQILEVLKQKSQSQEKFDTRFLLTDQVYASAKVEPTKSVCLWLGANVMLEYTLEEAEELLKKNLEIAKNSNIQVDNDLDFLRDQLTITEVNMARVYNWDVKRRQTVKSNAS